The DNA region AAAGATTCCTTGAGTTTGCGTAGCATACTCTTTTGCAATAGAAGCAAGAATATCTTCTGTATTTTCAGTGATATTTTGACTTACTTGTTTAGTAATTAAAGAAATTAAAACAATGAGTCCAATAACAACAACTGTTGCCACAGAAAAAATAAGTTTTAAACCTATATTTAAAGATTTAAACATCCTACAACTCCTAAATAATAAATTTTTTTTTAATTCTAACATGCCTTTCAAGAAAATAATATTAATTATAAAAATATTTGTAGAGTCTGTATTTTAATTTTTAAAGAATTATTTTTTTTCTTTTAAAAATAATTCTTTAAAACGTTTATTAGCATATTCTTCAATATCTTTTTGTAAGATAGAATAATTTTCCATCAATTCTATAGCTCTGGGTGTAAGTTTTGTACCTGATTGCTTAGAGCGTCCTTGTCTTGTACTCACTAAAATTTCTTGAGAATTTTTTTGCAAAATTTGTAAATGCATCCAAGCTTTTTTATAATTTATTCCCATAAGCTTTGAAGCATGAAGTAAACTCCCTGTTTGTCCTATAAGCTCTAGAAGTTCAGTTTTACCTTTTCCAAAAAGCAAGTCTCCATCAGCATTTTCTATCCAAGTTTTTGTTCTTACTATAAATTTTTTACCTTTTTTTTCTTTAAAACAACCTAATTTACAGTATTTAACATCAATTTTATAAGCTTTTAAAGCTGAACGCATACTCTTAAGTCCACAACCTTCTTTAGCTATGTCTCTAGCATCTTGACAAAAAATTCTGCGCTTTTGATCTAAACTAGGTTCTATACTCTTAAGTACTTCAATCTTTGCTTTTTCAAAATCTAAATGTCCAAATTGACCTAACTCACAATTATCAATTTTTATATTATTCTCATTAGCTAATTGACCAATTTTTTCTATATCTACATTAAATTTTTTAGCAATCTTAAAGGCGCTACCACAATCTAATTTTTCATTACTGTTTAATAATTCTTTCATAAAACTAATAATTTTTTGTTTTTGATTTTTATCCATAAATCCTAAACTCCCCGCTATAAATATTAATCTTGTTTTCTCTAGCAAAACCACAAAGTGTTAAATCAAATTTTCTAGCTATCATCACTCCTAAACAAGTTGGAGCAGTACGCGACACAAGCACAGGAATTTTATGCATAATAGCTTTTGCTACCATCTCAGAACTTAATCTCCCGCTAACCATTAAAAAACATTCATTTAAATTCACTCCTGCTAAACGTGCCTTTGCTAAAGCTTTATCTATAGTATTATGTTGTGCAATATCTTCTCCTATAAAAAAGGTTTTTTCATCAACAAAAAGTTTAGCTGTATGCACACAACCTGTTTTTTCATAAAGTTCACATTGAGTATAAAAAGTACTCATTTGAGTTAAAATTTCATCTTTATGGAATTTAATATCAGAAACAATTTTACTTGCCTCAATAGCATTTGGGTCAATATTTGCTGTATGTGCTCTACCACATCCGCTAATAACTACACCCTCAGCATTAAGTTTAGCTAAATTCTTCTTGTCAATTTTTGCTTTAATATGAACACTCATACCGTCATCTTTACTTTCAATACTTTGTATATCACTCACTTTAGCAATAATATTTTCACTCATCAAATATCCTATAGCTAAAGCTTGTTCATCAATAGGAGTTGCCATTAAAGCACCAATTTTTTCACCATTGACATAAATTTCAAGTTTAATTTCACGTACTAAAGTATCATCACACCTAAAGGAATTTTCACCTTTATATTTTAGAATCTGGGTTGTAAATAGCGGTTCCACCTTTATCCTTTTAAAATCTTAAAAAACATTATATCAAAAAAACATAAAAATTTTAGAATGGAAAAATAGCTTTTAAGGGTAATATTTATAAAAAGATTGATATAAATTAAAATTACTGCTATACAAAATTGCATAGCAGTATAAAATTAAATTTTTATATTAGGATCATAAGAAAAACTAGGATCAATTTGTTTTTTACTGCTTAATTCCTTATACCAATAAGAATGTAAAATATAAACTTCTTCCTCTTCTTTATAACCATGAATCATAGAATGTATACTACCTTTAATTGCAAAGACAGCCATATAAATATGTATACCAAAAAATACTGCACAAACTATGCCTAAAAAATTATGAACAATGGCTGAAATTCTTAAAAGTTCAATATGACTTAGACTTAAAAAACTTTGTATAGGGCTTGAATTAAAATCAAGAAAATACATAAAAGCACCAGTAACAATCATCAAAAAACCACCAAATACAGCAATATAATACCATGACTTTTGTCCAAAATTAAACTTACCTGCAGGTATTGGTCTTTTTATCTTACTTAAATAACCTCCAACAATCATCATCCATCTAATATCATAACTTGCAGGAAGCATTCTTTTAATCCACCACAAAAACATAGGGATAATAGAAATAATAAATAATATTGTTGCAAAAGCATGTAAATTTTTACACACCCGTACAAAAACCCCTCCGCCAAAACTTGAACCAAACATCATTATAAAGCCAGTTGGCACCAAAATAACCCAAGAAATAGCTGCAATAAAATGAAAAATTCTTTCAAACAAGGTAAAAGCATAAATTTTTTTTCCCTCATGAGAAAACTGCTTAGGACCTATTACCATATAATGTAAAGCAAAAGCAGCTAATACAGCAATAATAGCTATTAAAGCTATACTAGCTATATATTCACCTTGTAAAGTTGTCCAAAGTTTACCAAGAGTATTATAATTTGGTATATTACTAATACGATGAAAATCCCAAATTTGAGTGTCTTGTCCCATATTTTTATCACCATAAGCAAATAAACTCATAAAACTTACTAAAAGCGTTATTAATATCTTATTCATAAACGCTCCTTTCTTGTATAAGCTATTTTCCATTCTAAGCTTTGAGAAGGATTTGCAATACCATAATTTCTATTAATAAGCCTATTATGATAAATTTCTTCGATCTTAGAGCTTTCTCCAACTAAAAGTGCTTTTGTTGAACACATAGCTGCACATACAGGAACCTTTCCTTCTGCAATACGATTTTGTCCATAAAGCTCTCTTTCTTTTTCTGAATTAGTTGCTTCAGGACCACCTGCACACATGGTGCATTTATCCATAATGCCTTTATTGCCAAAAATACCATCTTTTGGAAACTGAGGGGCACCAAAAGGACATGCATAAAGACAATACCCACAGCCTATGCAAATTTCTTTATCGTGTAAAACAATGCCATCAGCACGAGTATAAAAACAATCTACAGGGCAAACAATAGAACAAGGCGCATCATCACAATGCATACAAGAAATAGAAGTAGAAACTTCTTTACCTTCAACTCCCTCATTTAAAGTAATTACCCTACGACGACGCACATTAATAGGCAACTCATGTGCCTCATCACAAGCTACAGCACAACCATTACAATCTATACAACGTTCATTATCACAAAAAAATTTCAAACGTTCTTTTTCCAAATTAGTAAAATTTACTCTACTCATTTTCCATCCTTGCTGATTCTACAAAGCCCGCCTTTAGTTTCTGGAATTTGACACATAATATCATAACCATAATTTGTTATAGTATTAGCGCTTTCTCCATTTGCATAAGGTTTAGTCCCTTTAGGAAAATTATGTGTTAAATCTACCCCTTGCATCACACCTGTAAAATGAAAAGGTAAAAAAATCATATCTTTAGCTACCCCTGGATTAATTTTAACCCTAACATAAATCTTAGTTCCCTCTGGAGAATGTATCCAAATCATATCACCTGCTTTGATATTTTGCTCTTGTGCTAATTGAGGATTGATTTCACAAAACATTTCAGGTGTTAAACGCGTTAAATACATAGATGCTCTATTTTCCATACCAGCACCATTTAAATTTACAAGTCTTGCAGTGACTAAATTTAAAGGAAATTCTTTAGAATAATCTTTAGCCTGTTGTACAGAAATAAATCGAGTGTCAACACGATAAAGTGCTTTTTGATCCTCAAAACTAGGATATTTTTGCACCAAATCATTCCTTGGAGAATGAAGGGGTTCACGGTGAAGAGGAATTTTATCTTTAAAAGTCCAAACAAAAGCTCTAGCTTTTGCATTTCCATAAGGAACTATACCTTTTTCTAAACATTTATTAACAATAATATCGCTATCATCATAAGACCAAGTCGCACCCATTTTAGCTTTTTCTTCTGCACTTAAAGTTATACCTAAAATTTGTTCTATATTATCTTTAGTAATTTGCGCATAACCTGTATCAATAAATGAATTAAGCGGTGCATTTTTAGCTAATAAGCTTTCTCCTTCATACTCAAGCCCAAAATTATTTCTAAAACCCATACCTCCTTTTGCTACTTCAATATCTGTATTATAAAGCACAGGAGAACCTGGATGTTTATGGTTCCAACAAGGCCAAGGAAGACCATAATACTCACCTGCAAATTCGTCTTTTCCCTCTAGAGTTATTTCATCAAATTTGTCCCAATTTAAAGCATGCTTTTTAAGCCTCTCAGGACTCCAACCATTAAGTCCTATGCTTCTAACCGCTTTTGCAAATTCTTTTGTAGCATTTTCAGGCCAAATAATCTTATTGTTTTCATCACGTAAAGTTTTAGTAAATTCTTCATAAAAACCAAGTCTTTTAGCAAGTTCAAATAAAATTTCTTGATCTTCCATACTTTCATATAAAGGATCAATAACTTTAAATCTCCATTGCGCACTACGATTTGTTGCTGTTACACTTCCACTTGTTTCAAACTGCGTTGCTGCAGGTAAAAGATAAATTCCATCTTTTCTTTCTGAAATAATTCCAGCTTCATTAACAAAAGGATCAGCTAAAACAAGAAGTTCTAAAGCCTCTAAACCTTCTTTAACTTTAACTTGTTGTGCAGTTGAGGTAATGCCATTACCCATAACCACTAAAGCCTTTAAAGGTGTTCCTGCATTATGCACAGTATCATTTCCATCTTTACCATTTAAAGCTGCTGCCCACCATCTAGCCAAAGTCAACCCTGTTTTATGCATCCAATCTTTACTTACAAAATTCCCTAAAAGCCACTCATAATCTACACCCCAAATTTTAGCATAATACCTCCAGCTTGCCTCATTTAAAGGATAATAACCTG from Campylobacter hepaticus includes:
- a CDS encoding formate dehydrogenase subunit gamma; the protein is MNKILITLLVSFMSLFAYGDKNMGQDTQIWDFHRISNIPNYNTLGKLWTTLQGEYIASIALIAIIAVLAAFALHYMVIGPKQFSHEGKKIYAFTLFERIFHFIAAISWVILVPTGFIMMFGSSFGGGVFVRVCKNLHAFATILFIISIIPMFLWWIKRMLPASYDIRWMMIVGGYLSKIKRPIPAGKFNFGQKSWYYIAVFGGFLMIVTGAFMYFLDFNSSPIQSFLSLSHIELLRISAIVHNFLGIVCAVFFGIHIYMAVFAIKGSIHSMIHGYKEEEEVYILHSYWYKELSSKKQIDPSFSYDPNIKI
- the fdhD gene encoding formate dehydrogenase accessory sulfurtransferase FdhD → MEPLFTTQILKYKGENSFRCDDTLVREIKLEIYVNGEKIGALMATPIDEQALAIGYLMSENIIAKVSDIQSIESKDDGMSVHIKAKIDKKNLAKLNAEGVVISGCGRAHTANIDPNAIEASKIVSDIKFHKDEILTQMSTFYTQCELYEKTGCVHTAKLFVDEKTFFIGEDIAQHNTIDKALAKARLAGVNLNECFLMVSGRLSSEMVAKAIMHKIPVLVSRTAPTCLGVMIARKFDLTLCGFARENKINIYSGEFRIYG
- a CDS encoding winged helix-turn-helix domain-containing protein, producing MDKNQKQKIISFMKELLNSNEKLDCGSAFKIAKKFNVDIEKIGQLANENNIKIDNCELGQFGHLDFEKAKIEVLKSIEPSLDQKRRIFCQDARDIAKEGCGLKSMRSALKAYKIDVKYCKLGCFKEKKGKKFIVRTKTWIENADGDLLFGKGKTELLELIGQTGSLLHASKLMGINYKKAWMHLQILQKNSQEILVSTRQGRSKQSGTKLTPRAIELMENYSILQKDIEEYANKRFKELFLKEKK
- a CDS encoding formate dehydrogenase subunit alpha, with protein sequence MLNMNDNIKLTRRSFLKMAMLSSLATPLLARNETLREAHAYELKEAYEGSKKVKTVCTACSVGCGIIAEVQNGVWVRQEIAQDHPISLGGHCCKGSDMIDMVRSHVRLKYPMKKENGEWKRISYEQALNEIGEKLASYRKENPESVMFLGSAKINNEQAYYVRKFAAFFGTNNVDHQARIUHSATVAGVANTFGYGAMTNHLGDIQRSKCIIIIGANPAVNHPVGFRHFLKAKEKGAKLIVVDPRFTKSAAKADIYARIRPGTDIAFMYGMLKIIFDEGLEDTKYIDERVFGIDKIREEAAKWNAEEVENVTGIAKELLIQITHEVAKNKPTTLIWAMGLTQHTVGTSNTRLAPIVQMVLGNIGKFGGGVNILRGHDNVQGASDMACLSENLPGYYPLNEASWRYYAKIWGVDYEWLLGNFVSKDWMHKTGLTLARWWAAALNGKDGNDTVHNAGTPLKALVVMGNGITSTAQQVKVKEGLEALELLVLADPFVNEAGIISERKDGIYLLPAATQFETSGSVTATNRSAQWRFKVIDPLYESMEDQEILFELAKRLGFYEEFTKTLRDENNKIIWPENATKEFAKAVRSIGLNGWSPERLKKHALNWDKFDEITLEGKDEFAGEYYGLPWPCWNHKHPGSPVLYNTDIEVAKGGMGFRNNFGLEYEGESLLAKNAPLNSFIDTGYAQITKDNIEQILGITLSAEEKAKMGATWSYDDSDIIVNKCLEKGIVPYGNAKARAFVWTFKDKIPLHREPLHSPRNDLVQKYPSFEDQKALYRVDTRFISVQQAKDYSKEFPLNLVTARLVNLNGAGMENRASMYLTRLTPEMFCEINPQLAQEQNIKAGDMIWIHSPEGTKIYVRVKINPGVAKDMIFLPFHFTGVMQGVDLTHNFPKGTKPYANGESANTITNYGYDIMCQIPETKGGLCRISKDGK
- the fdh3B gene encoding formate dehydrogenase FDH3 subunit beta, with the translated sequence MSRVNFTNLEKERLKFFCDNERCIDCNGCAVACDEAHELPINVRRRRVITLNEGVEGKEVSTSISCMHCDDAPCSIVCPVDCFYTRADGIVLHDKEICIGCGYCLYACPFGAPQFPKDGIFGNKGIMDKCTMCAGGPEATNSEKERELYGQNRIAEGKVPVCAAMCSTKALLVGESSKIEEIYHNRLINRNYGIANPSQSLEWKIAYTRKERL